One Formosa agariphila KMM 3901 genomic window, GCTCATAAGGTTTGTATTCTATAAAAAGTTTCCAATCGTCTGGAAGTGTATTGTAAATAGCTTTTAAACTATCTTCTGTATTAGAGAGTGCGGTTTGAAAATTATTCTGACCAGGAAAATTAGAACCATCTGCCAACCAAACGGTTAAGCTTTTAGATCCTAATTGTTCTCCTATTTTTATAACTTCTTGATTATGTGCTATAGCTTGTTCACGTACAACTTGACTTGCGTTACTTAACGAACCATATTTATAACTTTCTTTAGCACCTTTTTGATCTTGAAACGTATTAGAATTTACAGCATCGAATTTTAAATTCAAACTTTTTGCTTGTTCTTTAATCGCGCTATAATCCTCTGGAATATCCCAAGGAATGTGTAAAGACACCGCTCCTGCTGTTTGAGTTAAACTATGTAAAAGCCCCACATCGTCTAACTTTTGTGTTAAATTTGAAGGTTCTCCATAATAAGAAAAACGTCCAAAACGCGTGCCTCCTGCTCCTAAAGCCCAACTAGGAATAGCGACTTGAAATTCGGCAAGACTTTTAATAATTTGTTCTACTTTAATACTTTTTTTATCTAATGTATTGGCTAAAAACTCAAATTGGTTTTGATGCTCTTTATTAGATTTTTTATTTATTTCTGAAATATTGGATTCTGATAATTTCATCTTAATTGATTTTTTTAATAAACCTTTCTATTGATATATTTCAACCTAAGAAAGGTTTTTTTTAACAAACAAACTAAAAAACAAACTAATTACTATACACTGTCTTACACAAACTTACCTAACAAATGCATTAGCCATTCCGCCATCAACATTGATTA contains:
- a CDS encoding sugar isomerase, with product MKLSESNISEINKKSNKEHQNQFEFLANTLDKKSIKVEQIIKSLAEFQVAIPSWALGAGGTRFGRFSYYGEPSNLTQKLDDVGLLHSLTQTAGAVSLHIPWDIPEDYSAIKEQAKSLNLKFDAVNSNTFQDQKGAKESYKYGSLSNASQVVREQAIAHNQEVIKIGEQLGSKSLTVWLADGSNFPGQNNFQTALSNTEDSLKAIYNTLPDDWKLFIEYKPYEPNFYSTVIQDWGTSFMLANACGDKAYTLVDLGHHLPNTNIEQIVSTLMLKGKLGGFHFNDSKYGDDDVTVGSVKPYALFLIFNELVYGMQNNPQNPDLSWMIDASHNIKDPLEDLMQSLEAIQEAYAKALLVNQTELRVAQQEHDVVKCQEILQNAYRTDVRPLLAQARLQSGGALNPLGVYRELKIREALIQERGKHSIASGL